One part of the Arachidicoccus terrestris genome encodes these proteins:
- the argH gene encoding argininosuccinate lyase, whose translation MKLWAKNTTALKEVENFTVGRDREFDTQLAPFDVLGNMAHATMLSTIGLLTEAEKNELLAALKDIYKDILQGKFAIQEEVEDIHSQIEFLLTKKLGDTGKKIHAARSRNDQVLVDLKLFLRAEIEKITRDVRSLFDLLIEKSEAYKDVLLPGYTHLQIAMPSSFGLWLGAYAEGLADDMLTLQSAYQVVNKNPLGSAAGYGSSFPVNRTLTTELLGFADLNYNVVYAQMGRGKAERVTAMAMAGIAETLARLAMDCCLYLSQNFSFISFPPELTTGSSIMPHKKNPDVFELIRGYSNRMKALPNEIMMMTTNLPSGYHRELQLLKEHLFPAFQTLHNCIEMTGLMISHMEVNKDIVEDPKYKYIFSVEEVNKLVLAGMPFRDAYKKVGLDIEAGKFDYSTKVHHTHEGSIGNLCTAQIKANMDKALSSFDFITYHKAIERLLQS comes from the coding sequence ATGAAACTCTGGGCGAAAAATACAACTGCATTGAAAGAAGTAGAAAATTTTACTGTCGGCAGGGACAGAGAGTTTGATACGCAGTTGGCCCCTTTTGACGTTCTGGGCAATATGGCGCATGCCACGATGCTTTCCACTATTGGTTTATTGACGGAAGCTGAAAAAAATGAGCTGCTTGCGGCATTGAAGGATATCTATAAGGATATTCTTCAAGGAAAATTCGCGATTCAGGAAGAGGTGGAAGATATCCATTCCCAGATAGAGTTTCTGCTAACAAAGAAATTGGGGGATACAGGCAAAAAGATCCATGCGGCCAGAAGCCGTAATGATCAGGTGCTGGTAGACCTCAAGTTATTTCTCAGAGCAGAAATAGAAAAAATCACCAGGGACGTACGTTCTTTGTTTGATTTATTGATAGAAAAGAGTGAAGCATATAAAGATGTGTTATTACCAGGTTATACCCATCTGCAGATCGCCATGCCTTCGTCGTTTGGACTATGGCTGGGTGCTTACGCAGAAGGCTTGGCTGATGATATGCTGACATTACAATCAGCCTATCAGGTAGTCAATAAAAATCCATTAGGCTCAGCGGCCGGATATGGATCCTCTTTTCCGGTAAACAGGACACTTACTACCGAGCTCCTGGGTTTTGCTGACTTAAATTATAATGTGGTCTATGCGCAGATGGGCAGAGGCAAGGCAGAAAGAGTCACTGCCATGGCAATGGCGGGCATTGCTGAGACCCTGGCCAGGCTGGCGATGGATTGCTGCCTGTACCTGTCACAGAACTTTTCTTTTATTTCTTTTCCGCCGGAACTGACCACCGGTAGCAGTATTATGCCACACAAAAAGAACCCGGATGTATTTGAATTGATCAGGGGGTATAGTAACCGGATGAAAGCCTTACCGAATGAGATAATGATGATGACTACCAATCTGCCTTCGGGTTATCACAGGGAACTGCAATTATTAAAAGAGCACTTGTTCCCGGCCTTCCAGACCCTCCATAACTGCATTGAAATGACGGGACTCATGATCAGTCATATGGAAGTTAATAAAGATATCGTCGAAGATCCTAAGTATAAATATATTTTCAGTGTAGAAGAAGTCAATAAACTGGTTTTAGCCGGTATGCCGTTCCGGGACGCGTACAAGAAAGTGGGGCTGGATATTGAAGCCGGTAAGTTTGACTATTCCACTAAAGTGCATCATACCCATGAAGGAAGTATCGGTAATCTTTGCACCGCCCAGATTAAAGCCAATATGGATAAAGCGCTTTC
- a CDS encoding gluconokinase codes for MRGKCIIVMGVSGCGKSTIAKAIQQQTGAIFLEGDDFHSPENIAKMHSGHPLNDQDRAGWLKAIHEKVTALTEDSKDVIVSCSALKKSYRDILRRDIDNMLFVYLKGSFALIHSWMVARKHHFMPAGLLKSQFNTLEEPGSAEKDTITIHIQPNLKKEIHQVFERLRGRGYM; via the coding sequence ATGCGGGGAAAATGTATAATCGTTATGGGTGTTTCGGGCTGTGGCAAATCCACCATCGCTAAAGCCATACAGCAGCAAACGGGTGCTATTTTTCTGGAGGGAGATGATTTTCATTCCCCAGAAAATATTGCCAAAATGCACAGTGGGCACCCTTTAAACGACCAGGACCGCGCCGGATGGTTAAAAGCCATCCACGAAAAAGTGACAGCCCTTACAGAAGACAGTAAAGATGTCATCGTTTCCTGCTCAGCACTCAAAAAAAGTTACCGGGATATCCTGCGCCGTGATATTGACAATATGCTGTTTGTCTATCTGAAAGGGTCCTTTGCGTTAATCCATTCCTGGATGGTAGCCAGGAAGCACCATTTTATGCCGGCTGGGCTCCTTAAAAGTCAGTTTAATACCCTGGAAGAGCCGGGTTCTGCCGAAAAAGACACGATTACCATTCATATCCAGCCAAATCTTAAAAAAGAAATCCATCAGGTCTTTGAACGGCTGCGCGGCAGGGGGTATATGTAA
- a CDS encoding TMEM175 family protein, giving the protein MHDLLTEERKRFQVDRLILFSDAVFAIAITLLIIEIHPPSLEGLPLTNRSFSEKMAEMVPEFIGFFMSFALIGLYWSKHHAVFGYITDYSPKLIFLNLLLLAAIVLMPFSTQVYSAYVSEQYVHLLGPFLIYSLNIIFCGLTNFWIWVYITKPGNPVCKQVFPKRFVRNAKIRALILPFAFLISFLACWIFDAVWGRYLLMLIPLYFRLVKDKEGEKPRPQKKNNRK; this is encoded by the coding sequence ATGCATGATTTGCTGACTGAAGAAAGAAAAAGATTCCAGGTGGACCGGCTTATTTTGTTCAGTGATGCCGTGTTCGCCATTGCCATTACTTTATTAATCATTGAAATTCATCCACCCAGTCTGGAAGGACTTCCGCTTACCAATCGTTCTTTTAGTGAGAAAATGGCGGAAATGGTCCCGGAATTTATTGGCTTTTTTATGAGTTTTGCGCTCATAGGGCTTTACTGGTCAAAACATCATGCAGTTTTTGGCTATATTACGGATTATTCGCCTAAGCTGATTTTCCTGAATTTACTGCTGCTGGCGGCCATTGTGCTGATGCCTTTCTCAACCCAGGTTTATAGTGCATATGTATCCGAGCAATATGTGCATCTACTGGGGCCATTTTTAATATACAGCCTGAATATCATCTTTTGCGGATTGACGAATTTCTGGATATGGGTTTATATTACTAAACCCGGTAATCCTGTTTGTAAGCAGGTTTTTCCTAAAAGATTTGTACGTAATGCCAAAATCAGGGCGCTCATCCTTCCTTTTGCCTTTCTGATTTCCTTTTTAGCCTGCTGGATTTTTGATGCGGTTTGGGGCAGATACTTACTGATGTTGATCCCGCTTTACTTCAGGCTGGTCAAAGATAAAGAAGGAGAAAAACCTCGCCCGCAGAAAAAAAATAACAGGAAATAA
- a CDS encoding DUF2975 domain-containing protein, with amino-acid sequence MAKRDNLLFKALLVVAWLIFTGLCIQTGGLVVNFIFSICRPDYLPRLYQKLDLTDMYRHGRWAFFGMYTFILFISFLKAYLFYIVIRLMHKFDLSKPFNHFVATQITKISACAFSIGIISYIGHQSASNLQHHGYITDTLNPFWADSHAFILMSAIVYIIAVIFKRGIDIQTENDLTI; translated from the coding sequence ATGGCAAAACGAGATAATCTGCTGTTCAAAGCTTTGCTGGTAGTAGCTTGGCTCATCTTTACAGGCTTATGTATACAAACCGGAGGTCTGGTTGTCAATTTTATTTTTAGTATCTGCCGGCCAGACTATTTACCACGGCTATACCAGAAGCTGGATCTGACTGATATGTACAGACATGGCAGGTGGGCTTTTTTCGGGATGTACACATTCATCCTTTTCATCTCCTTTCTAAAAGCTTATCTATTCTATATTGTCATCAGACTTATGCACAAATTCGATTTATCAAAACCGTTTAATCACTTTGTTGCCACGCAGATAACTAAAATCAGCGCCTGCGCCTTTTCTATCGGAATTATCAGCTATATCGGACATCAATCTGCCAGTAATCTGCAACATCATGGTTATATAACGGATACGCTTAACCCATTTTGGGCCGACAGTCACGCATTTATTTTAATGTCAGCCATCGTCTATATCATAGCCGTTATTTTCAAAAGAGGCATTGACATCCAAACCGAAAATGATTTAACCATATAA
- a CDS encoding helix-turn-helix domain-containing protein: MPIIVNLDVMMAKRKMSLNELSDKVGLTLSNLSILKTGKAKAIRFNTLEAICQALNCQPGDILEYANSSPATDRAGEKDKTEAE, translated from the coding sequence ATGCCGATAATAGTCAACTTAGATGTCATGATGGCCAAGCGTAAAATGTCGCTAAATGAGCTTTCCGATAAAGTTGGTCTGACGCTCTCTAATTTATCCATTTTGAAAACAGGGAAAGCAAAAGCCATTCGGTTCAATACATTAGAAGCAATATGCCAGGCACTCAATTGCCAGCCGGGAGATATTTTGGAATATGCCAATAGCTCCCCGGCAACAGATAGGGCCGGTGAGAAGGATAAAACAGAAGCAGAATAA
- a CDS encoding M20 family metallo-hydrolase, with the protein MEQYSLFEDAVNLLKELIATPSYSRQEDKTAVIIRTFLHNKDIPARQYLNNVWAINKYFDPLKPTILLNSHHDTVKPNPKYTRSPFVPDIEAGKLYGLGSNDAGGCLVSLIAAFVHFYDNPGLSFNLVLAATAEEEITGKDGIEALLKHDEFLSSLHHPDFKQQDRFTAIVGEPTKMNLAIAEKGLMVLDAKAQGRAGHAARNEGDNAIYTALKDIQWFETFKYPKDSEWLGEVHQTVTVIETENKAHNVVPAECSFVVDIRIPDCYTHEEVLAIIKDNIKSDFKERSIRLRSTRIEVEHPLVQAAIRLGGEPYGSPTCSDKALMPFPALKCGPGDSARSHTADEFIYVDEIKSGIERYIQMLDTTRFI; encoded by the coding sequence ATGGAACAATATTCTCTATTTGAGGACGCAGTCAATTTGCTGAAAGAATTAATTGCCACACCTTCTTATTCCCGACAGGAGGATAAGACCGCAGTCATTATCAGAACCTTCTTGCATAATAAAGATATTCCGGCCCGCCAATATCTGAACAATGTTTGGGCGATCAATAAGTATTTTGATCCCCTTAAGCCTACCATATTACTCAACTCGCATCACGACACGGTAAAACCGAATCCTAAATATACCCGTTCCCCTTTTGTGCCTGATATAGAAGCCGGGAAATTATACGGACTGGGATCCAACGATGCCGGCGGATGCCTGGTATCACTGATCGCTGCATTTGTACATTTTTATGACAATCCGGGTTTGTCCTTCAATCTGGTACTGGCGGCAACCGCGGAAGAGGAGATTACCGGTAAAGATGGTATTGAGGCGCTACTTAAGCACGATGAATTTTTGTCGAGCCTTCATCACCCGGATTTTAAGCAGCAGGATAGATTTACAGCGATCGTAGGCGAACCTACGAAAATGAACCTGGCTATCGCAGAAAAGGGCCTGATGGTACTGGATGCCAAGGCGCAGGGCCGGGCCGGACATGCTGCCCGCAATGAAGGCGATAATGCGATCTATACAGCACTTAAAGATATTCAATGGTTTGAAACCTTTAAATACCCTAAAGACTCTGAGTGGCTGGGCGAAGTACACCAGACTGTTACTGTCATAGAAACAGAGAATAAAGCCCATAATGTCGTGCCGGCAGAATGTAGCTTTGTTGTAGATATCCGTATACCTGACTGTTATACCCATGAGGAGGTCCTGGCTATTATAAAGGACAATATCAAAAGCGATTTTAAAGAACGTAGCATTCGGCTGAGGTCCACCCGTATTGAAGTGGAGCATCCTTTGGTTCAGGCGGCTATCCGGCTGGGCGGGGAGCCTTATGGATCTCCTACCTGTTCTGATAAGGCATTAATGCCATTCCCGGCTCTGAAGTGCGGGCCTGGCGACAGTGCCAGATCTCACACCGCCGACGAGTTTATTTATGTGGATGAGATTAAATCAGGAATAGAAAGATATATTCAGATGCTGGACACCACCCGGTTTATCTAG
- the argB gene encoding acetylglutamate kinase — MEQLFVIKIGGNVIDDPEKLRGFLQTFAGVKGKKILVHGGGKIATKIGQQLGMEPNYHQGRRITDDQTIDLVTMVYGGLVNKKIVASLQALQVNAIGLTGADANVIPAVKRPVKEVDFGWVGDVHDGLINTVFLSSLLQQDITPVFAALTHDGQGHMLNTNADTIASVLAVALSAAFEVRLIYCFEKKGVLMDIENEDSVIGQIDQALYQQLLTDKKLFEGIIPKIDNAFAAIHSGVKDVLIGDSNDLYANTTINTKGTLIHL, encoded by the coding sequence ATGGAACAATTATTTGTAATTAAGATTGGCGGTAACGTGATTGATGACCCTGAGAAACTGCGAGGTTTTCTCCAAACATTCGCCGGTGTGAAGGGTAAAAAAATACTGGTCCACGGCGGAGGTAAGATTGCTACAAAAATAGGACAGCAGTTGGGTATGGAACCCAATTATCATCAGGGACGACGTATTACTGATGACCAGACCATTGATCTGGTGACCATGGTCTATGGAGGACTGGTCAATAAAAAGATAGTGGCCAGCCTGCAGGCCTTGCAGGTAAATGCCATCGGCCTTACGGGGGCGGATGCCAATGTAATCCCTGCAGTAAAAAGACCGGTAAAAGAAGTGGATTTTGGCTGGGTTGGAGATGTCCACGATGGCCTTATCAACACCGTATTTCTCTCCTCTTTACTTCAACAAGATATTACACCGGTATTTGCAGCATTGACGCATGACGGTCAGGGGCATATGCTGAACACGAATGCTGACACTATCGCTTCTGTCTTGGCTGTGGCGCTTTCTGCTGCCTTTGAGGTCCGCCTGATCTATTGTTTTGAGAAGAAAGGCGTACTGATGGATATCGAGAACGAAGATTCCGTTATTGGTCAGATTGATCAGGCGCTTTATCAGCAGTTATTAACAGATAAGAAATTATTTGAAGGCATTATCCCGAAAATTGATAATGCCTTTGCCGCTATTCACAGTGGTGTAAAAGATGTGCTGATAGGTGACAGTAATGACCTCTATGCCAACACCACAATAAACACAAAAGGAACGCTCATTCATCTTTAA
- a CDS encoding Rossmann-fold NAD(P)-binding domain-containing protein: MEESIPAGSVNLKEAGSLLTGKFTTATDVSDIDTLVKRALEYKADPFKDAQLGYRKRIGLLFLNPSLRTRLSTQIAARNLGMEAIVFNVDKEGWQLEFEEGAIMSGSTSEHVKDAAPILGSYFDILCIRTFPSLVNREDDYSELYISEFIKYCGRPVISLESATLHPLQSLTDVITITEQMRDRPEDFMGRKPKVVLTWAPHVKPLPQCVANSFSQWMCAWQGKSEFVIAHPEQYELAPEFTKGARIVHDQDQALKDADFVYVKNWSTYNDYGKIFENDPSWMLSLEKLQLTRQAKVMHCLPVRRNVELSDEVLDSAHSIVTQEAGNRVWAAQAVISELLRRS, from the coding sequence ATGGAAGAATCAATTCCCGCGGGGTCTGTCAATTTAAAAGAAGCCGGCTCTCTGTTAACCGGTAAGTTTACGACAGCAACGGATGTCTCTGATATAGATACACTCGTGAAAAGGGCGCTTGAATATAAAGCTGATCCTTTTAAAGATGCTCAGTTGGGTTATAGAAAACGCATCGGGTTGTTATTTTTGAATCCGAGCCTGCGAACACGTTTGAGTACACAGATCGCTGCCAGGAACCTGGGCATGGAAGCCATCGTGTTTAACGTGGATAAGGAAGGGTGGCAGTTAGAATTTGAGGAAGGCGCCATTATGAGTGGGAGCACCTCTGAGCATGTAAAGGATGCAGCGCCTATTCTGGGAAGCTATTTTGATATTTTATGCATACGTACGTTTCCTTCTCTGGTCAATAGGGAAGATGACTATAGTGAGCTTTATATAAGCGAGTTTATTAAGTATTGCGGCAGGCCGGTAATCAGCCTGGAAAGTGCGACACTACATCCCCTGCAATCGCTGACAGACGTGATCACCATCACTGAACAGATGCGGGATCGTCCGGAAGATTTCATGGGTCGTAAGCCGAAGGTAGTGCTTACCTGGGCCCCCCATGTAAAACCATTGCCTCAGTGCGTGGCTAATAGTTTTTCTCAGTGGATGTGCGCCTGGCAGGGAAAGAGTGAATTCGTTATAGCGCATCCTGAACAGTATGAGCTGGCCCCTGAATTTACCAAAGGTGCCCGTATTGTACATGATCAGGATCAGGCGTTAAAAGATGCGGATTTTGTCTACGTTAAGAACTGGAGCACATATAATGATTACGGAAAGATATTTGAAAACGACCCTTCCTGGATGTTGTCACTGGAAAAATTACAGTTGACACGCCAGGCGAAAGTCATGCATTGTTTACCTGTTCGGCGAAATGTCGAACTCAGTGATGAGGTGCTGGATAGTGCCCATAGTATCGTAACACAGGAAGCGGGTAACCGGGTCTGGGCTGCCCAGGCGGTTATCAGCGAACTGTTGCGACGCTCTTAG
- a CDS encoding aspartate aminotransferase family protein → MSLFPVYPLYDITITKALGSTVWDDQDQAYLDMYGGHAVISIGHTHPHWVKRIEDQLHQIAFYSNSVQIPLQQQLADKLCLLSGKKDYQLFLCNSGAEANENALKLASFHTGRKKIVAFKGSFHGRTSLAVAATDNPAIVAPVNETENIAFLPFNDEGALAGYFKENGEDIAAVIVEGIQGVGGIRVASESFLQLIRSLCDQHGAVFIADSVQCGYGRSGKFFSHDYSGVDADIYSMAKGMGNGFPIGGILIAPKIKASFGMLGTTFGGNHLACAAALAVLEVMESDQLIRQAEENGQYLVEALSGIPGLKNIRGRGLMIGFDAEGHLKDLRKNLLFDRKVFTGTAKPSVIRLLPSLAISRRELDQFVEILTEEVSLLSQAQAQA, encoded by the coding sequence ATGTCTCTGTTTCCCGTATACCCTCTCTATGACATTACCATTACTAAGGCCCTGGGGTCAACCGTCTGGGATGATCAGGACCAGGCCTATTTAGATATGTATGGTGGTCATGCCGTTATTTCAATCGGGCATACGCACCCGCATTGGGTAAAGCGTATTGAAGATCAGCTGCATCAGATTGCATTTTACTCGAATTCCGTTCAGATCCCTTTGCAGCAGCAATTGGCCGATAAGCTCTGCCTGCTTAGCGGTAAAAAAGATTATCAGCTTTTCTTATGTAACAGTGGGGCGGAGGCCAATGAGAACGCCCTGAAACTGGCATCCTTTCATACAGGCAGAAAGAAGATCGTTGCTTTTAAAGGGAGCTTCCATGGAAGGACGTCGCTGGCAGTAGCTGCTACCGATAACCCCGCAATTGTCGCTCCGGTTAATGAAACAGAAAACATTGCTTTTCTGCCCTTTAATGATGAAGGTGCGCTGGCCGGTTACTTTAAAGAGAATGGAGAGGATATTGCTGCAGTTATTGTTGAAGGTATCCAGGGTGTAGGCGGTATCAGGGTGGCCAGTGAATCTTTTTTACAACTGATCCGCAGCCTTTGTGACCAACACGGTGCTGTCTTTATTGCCGACAGTGTACAATGTGGTTATGGCAGGAGCGGCAAGTTTTTCTCTCATGATTACAGCGGGGTAGATGCAGATATCTATTCTATGGCCAAAGGTATGGGTAATGGTTTCCCAATCGGTGGTATTTTGATTGCGCCGAAAATCAAGGCTTCGTTTGGCATGTTGGGGACGACCTTTGGCGGCAACCATCTGGCCTGTGCCGCTGCCCTGGCCGTACTGGAAGTGATGGAGTCGGATCAGCTGATCCGGCAGGCGGAAGAGAATGGACAGTATCTGGTGGAGGCATTGTCAGGGATTCCCGGTCTAAAAAATATACGCGGCAGGGGCTTGATGATCGGTTTCGATGCAGAAGGCCATTTAAAAGACCTTCGTAAGAACCTGCTTTTTGACAGAAAGGTGTTTACCGGCACGGCTAAACCCAGTGTTATACGCTTATTGCCTTCGCTGGCGATCAGTCGGAGGGAACTGGACCAGTTTGTGGAAATACTGACCGAAGAAGTAAGTTTGCTTAGCCAGGCGCAGGCGCAGGCTTAA
- the argC gene encoding N-acetyl-gamma-glutamyl-phosphate reductase: protein MIKVGIIGAAGYTGGELIRLLITHPEVELTFMHSNSNGGNPVSKVHQDLIGHPELVFTKELSSDVDVLFLCLGHGNSKKFLEENDIDPSIRIIDLANDFRLIKDKQFKGRDFVYGLSEINREDIKKAKDVANPGCFATCIQLGLLPLAKAGLLSEVYTTGITGSTGAGQSFSPTSHFSWRANNIQAYKTLTHQHLDEIQQSLHQLQPDLPTWAENKEVINFVPWRGDFPRGIFVSSTITCEKELSELVQLYQDFYKDARFTFVSEQPIFLKQVVNTNLCVIYLEKVGSKLVVHSATDNLVKGASGQAVQNMNLMFGLDESTGLGLKANYF, encoded by the coding sequence ATGATAAAAGTTGGCATTATTGGAGCAGCCGGATATACCGGAGGAGAGTTAATCAGATTGTTAATCACACATCCTGAAGTGGAGCTGACTTTTATGCATAGCAACAGCAACGGAGGCAACCCTGTTTCCAAGGTACATCAGGATCTGATCGGTCATCCGGAACTGGTTTTCACAAAAGAACTATCCAGCGACGTAGATGTATTGTTCCTTTGCCTGGGACATGGCAACTCTAAGAAGTTTCTGGAAGAAAATGACATAGATCCCTCCATTCGGATCATTGACCTGGCCAATGATTTCAGGTTGATTAAAGATAAACAGTTCAAGGGCCGGGATTTTGTATACGGCCTTTCCGAGATCAACAGAGAAGACATTAAAAAAGCAAAGGACGTTGCCAATCCGGGCTGTTTCGCCACTTGTATCCAACTGGGTTTATTACCCCTGGCGAAAGCCGGATTATTAAGCGAAGTCTATACGACGGGCATTACCGGTTCTACCGGTGCCGGTCAGTCCTTTTCCCCAACTTCACATTTTAGCTGGCGGGCGAATAATATCCAGGCGTATAAAACATTGACTCATCAGCATCTGGATGAGATCCAGCAGTCTTTGCATCAATTGCAGCCTGATTTGCCTACCTGGGCAGAGAATAAAGAAGTGATCAATTTTGTGCCCTGGCGAGGAGATTTCCCCAGAGGGATATTCGTCAGTTCTACGATCACTTGTGAGAAGGAATTGTCTGAACTGGTTCAGCTTTACCAGGATTTCTATAAAGATGCCCGTTTTACTTTTGTCAGCGAACAGCCAATCTTCCTAAAACAGGTCGTCAATACCAATCTCTGTGTGATCTATCTGGAAAAAGTCGGATCCAAACTGGTGGTCCATTCGGCGACGGATAATCTCGTGAAAGGAGCCTCGGGGCAGGCTGTTCAGAATATGAACCTGATGTTCGGTCTGGATGAATCTACCGGGCTCGGTTTAAAAGCCAATTATTTTTAA
- the argG gene encoding argininosuccinate synthase: MAKSIVLGFSGGLDTTFCVKHFQDKGYEIHSIIVNTGGFSEEELKNIEAHAYKLGVKTHTSVNAIENYYDRIVKYLIFGNVLKNNTYPLSVSAERLVQALHMAEHAKKLGADAVAHGSTGAGNDQVRFDMILNTVTPGIEIITPIRDLKLSREEEISYLKEKGVDMNFEKAAYSINKGLWGTSVGGKETLSSNGFLPDEAWPTQVTKTETEALKLSFEKGELRAVNDKKFDHPTKAIQYLQQIAGPFGIGRDIHVGDTIIGIKGRVGFEAAAPVIIIKAHHSLEKHVLTKWQLSWKDQIAAFYGNWLHEGQILDPVMRDMEAMMTSAQQHVTGDVFIQLYPYRFQVLGIESPYDLMSAKFGKYGEMNSGWTGEDVRGFSKIFGNQVAIYESVKEAQQDK; the protein is encoded by the coding sequence ATGGCCAAATCAATCGTACTCGGATTTAGCGGTGGACTAGATACCACCTTTTGTGTGAAGCATTTTCAGGACAAAGGCTATGAGATCCATTCTATTATTGTCAATACCGGCGGATTCTCTGAAGAGGAATTGAAAAATATTGAAGCTCATGCCTATAAGCTGGGCGTCAAAACGCACACTTCAGTAAATGCCATTGAAAATTATTATGACAGAATCGTCAAATACCTGATATTCGGTAATGTGTTAAAGAATAATACTTATCCTTTAAGTGTCAGTGCTGAAAGGCTGGTTCAGGCCCTGCATATGGCAGAGCACGCTAAAAAACTGGGTGCGGACGCTGTTGCTCATGGCAGCACTGGTGCCGGAAATGATCAGGTACGTTTTGATATGATCCTTAACACAGTGACGCCGGGTATCGAGATCATTACGCCGATCCGTGATTTGAAGCTCAGCCGTGAGGAAGAGATCAGCTACCTGAAGGAAAAAGGAGTAGATATGAACTTTGAAAAAGCCGCTTACTCTATTAATAAAGGTCTCTGGGGTACGAGTGTCGGCGGAAAGGAAACTTTATCCAGTAATGGATTTTTACCGGATGAAGCCTGGCCGACACAGGTGACCAAAACCGAAACTGAAGCGCTGAAGCTCAGTTTCGAAAAAGGGGAGCTGAGGGCGGTGAACGATAAAAAGTTTGATCACCCAACCAAAGCCATTCAGTATCTGCAACAGATCGCGGGGCCGTTTGGCATCGGCCGTGATATCCATGTAGGCGATACGATCATTGGTATTAAAGGCCGGGTAGGCTTTGAAGCGGCTGCGCCGGTTATTATTATCAAGGCGCACCATAGCCTGGAAAAACATGTCCTTACCAAATGGCAGCTGAGCTGGAAGGATCAGATCGCTGCTTTTTATGGTAACTGGCTGCATGAAGGCCAGATCCTGGATCCCGTTATGCGTGACATGGAGGCCATGATGACCAGCGCACAGCAACATGTCACCGGTGACGTATTTATTCAGCTTTATCCATACCGGTTTCAGGTGCTGGGTATTGAATCACCTTATGACCTGATGAGCGCCAAGTTTGGTAAATACGGTGAGATGAACAGTGGCTGGACCGGTGAGGATGTCAGAGGGTTCAGCAAGATCTTTGGTAACCAGGTAGCCATTTACGAATCCGTTAAAGAAGCGCAGCAAGATAAATAG
- a CDS encoding GNAT family N-acetyltransferase, which translates to MKNNNNNNDIVVRVACEGDTHYAQEIVDEMASSAQVRGTGIAKRSPEYVAGKMLEGKAIIALTVSGQWVGFCYIEEWSHGKFVANSGLIVSPDFRKSGVAKRIKENTFALSRKKYPDAKIFGLTTGLAVMKINSDLGYEPVTYSELTDDEAFWAGCKSCVNYDILMSKDRKNCMCTAMLFDPKDHYQPEETQEHFKEKSKIYERLLRLKQHKFLQAFRKKDNSAKKTQAVQPHNKPFMGFFEKIGL; encoded by the coding sequence GTGAAAAATAACAACAACAATAATGATATTGTAGTTCGTGTAGCCTGTGAAGGTGACACGCACTACGCCCAGGAGATTGTAGATGAGATGGCCTCATCTGCCCAGGTTCGCGGAACCGGTATTGCCAAACGTTCACCGGAATATGTTGCCGGTAAAATGCTGGAAGGCAAGGCTATTATTGCACTGACTGTTAGTGGTCAGTGGGTAGGGTTCTGTTACATTGAGGAATGGAGCCACGGCAAGTTTGTCGCCAATAGCGGCCTGATCGTTTCTCCGGACTTTAGAAAGAGTGGTGTCGCTAAAAGAATCAAAGAGAATACCTTTGCGTTGTCCAGAAAAAAATATCCGGACGCCAAGATATTTGGCCTTACGACAGGGCTGGCTGTCATGAAGATCAACTCTGATCTGGGATATGAACCTGTTACTTACAGTGAATTGACCGATGATGAGGCGTTCTGGGCCGGTTGTAAAAGCTGCGTCAACTATGACATTCTGATGAGCAAAGACCGTAAGAATTGTATGTGCACGGCGATGCTGTTTGATCCGAAAGACCATTATCAGCCCGAGGAGACACAGGAGCACTTTAAAGAAAAGTCAAAGATATATGAAAGGCTGCTGCGCCTCAAACAGCATAAATTTTTGCAGGCCTTTCGTAAGAAAGACAATTCTGCCAAGAAGACTCAGGCTGTACAGCCGCATAATAAGCCCTTTATGGGATTTTTTGAAAAGATCGGATTATAA